In Pirellula sp. SH-Sr6A, the DNA window ATGCGGAGAGGTTGAAGGATGTTTTTCCGGAGTTTCATTCGATAGCTAGCAGAGGCGAATGGAAGGGGCTGTGATACTCTCCATTCTTTGGATTGGCTGTGCAAGGGCCGTTGATGGGAGAAGGGGGTGAGTTTTGCTATGGACCCTGAGGAGAACGAAGGGGTAGTATCCCAAGTGAATCCAAAAACAATGACTAAGGGCGGGGCAGTTTCCATGGATGGCCAAAAACTCAAAATTGCGTTGATGTCCTCCCAGACCATTTGGGGTGGTGGCGAGCAATTTATTTGGTCGCTCGGGCGAGGGCTTATGGAACGCGGGCACCAAATCGTCTGGTTTACCGATCCGACGAGCCCTCTAGCCGCCAAAATTCAGACGGCCGGTTACCGACAGTTTTCCGTTCCGAGCCGGAAACCGAAGATTCGCGATCTTATACGTATTCGAAGGATCTGCGAGAGCTCTGGCGTTCAAGTCATGCACGCAAACGACACCCACGCCGTGAATTGGAGTTCGATTGCACTGCTGGGGAAAAAGCGAATCCGACGGGTCGCTGTCAAGCACACCGCCTTTCCAATTCAATCGGCAGCACGTTACAACTGGCTGGTAGATTCCCTCGTCTGTGTGTCGCAGGCCGTTCGCAAGATCTGCATTGAGTCCGGTATCACGGAGTCCCGAACGACGGTCATTCATGGAGGTGTCGAAAACGCTAGCATTCAGCGGACGGAGGCTCGATTCAGCATTTGCGAACAGTTGGGGATCGACAAAAGTGTGCCCGTCTTCTCCGCAGTCGGGAGTCTGCTTCCTTGCAAAGCCTACCACCGCCTGGTGGAGGCGGCCCATCATCTTCGGTGGCATCTTCCGGAATTCAGAGTTGCAATTTGTGGGGAAGGGCGAGAACGAGGGAGCTTGGAAAAACTGATTCGAAAGTATTCGTTGGAGAAGCATGTTCAGCTATTAGGATTTCAGGCGGACCCATCACGATGGATTGCGGGAAGCGATGCATTTGTTCACCCATCCCTTTCCGAAGGCCTTTCGCTCGTCGCTATCCAAGCCCAAATGCTAGGGGTGCCTGTGATCGCATCGGAATGCGATGGACTCGCGGAAGTCCTTCGCAATCCGTACACAAACAAAGAGTTAGGCTGGATTCTGCGAGGGGACGATCCTTCCATGCTGGCAAATCTCATGCTCGATGCATTGCATCAAAACGAACGACGCTTCGAGCGATTGCAAGCGGCGAAGAACTCGGCATTGGATCGCTTCCACGTCCAACGCATGATCGGTGGTTTCGAAAGGCTTTACACGCGATTGGTTGGTCAAGATGTCGCGGTCTCGCTCCGCAGCGGCACAGCCTCGCAGGAATCCATCGAAAGCCTCGAGCGCGAATCGCATTCCCACGGTGGGGTGCGGCAAGCCGCTTGATTAGGGCAGCGATCCTTTGATTCCTGTCCCGTTGATGCCCACTTCTTCCCTTTTAACAAAGAAAACACTTCCCTGTTATCGAGAGATGCTTCCGATTGTACCGCTTCCACCTTTTTCTTTTCATCCGCACTCGGTGTGGGTTCGATAAGAAAATCGTGCAGGCTTGCACTCGCGAAAAGCTCAAGATGGAAAAGTAACGGAGTAGGAATTCAATGAAGCGACATGGACGTAGCTGGCTAAAGCAATCGATTCTCTCCCTGGGACTGCTGGGTGTTGCTATGCCTGCCGTCAATGCTCAGGAAGACCCCTCGAAACTAACCCAACCGGTGATGCGGGTTTCGAAGAACGAAGTCGTAGCACCGAACAGCGTTCCTCACCCACTCGATCCCGCCATCCAGCTGGCTCACCAATCGATTGGAATGATTCAACGCGATCTCAATGACTACACGGGAGTGTTGGTAAAGCGAGAGCGGATCAACACGACTTTGGGTGAACACGAATTCATGTTCGTCAAGATTCGCAATCGCAAGATGGAGAACAATCAGATTGTCACTCCATTCAGCGTTTATTTGGCGTTTCTGAAGCCTGCCGCGGTCAAGGGTCGCGAAGTAATCTTCGTCGAGAACCAAAACGAAGGAAATCTGGTTGCCCATGAAGGCGGGATGAAACGGATGCTCGGCACCCACCATCTCCCTCCCACCGGCATGCTAGCTATGGCCGGCCAACGCTATCCATTGACCGACATTGGAATCGAAAATTTGGTTGTCAAACTGATCGAACGGGGGGAACGAGACAAGCGACATGGCATGTGCAATGTCGAGTTGATCCCCGGTGCGAAGGTGAGCAAGCGAGAGTGCTCGATCATTCAAGTCACTCACCCCATTCAGCAATCACACTACGACTTCCACATCGCTCAAATCTTCATGGATGATCAGTTGAAGATCCCTGTGCGCTACGCCGCGTACGATTGGCCCAAGAAGCCTGGTGCTGAGTTAGAGGTGATCGAAGAGTACACCTACCAAGACTTGAAGTTCAATGTCGGTCTCACCGATGCTGACTTCGATCCGAACAACAAAGAGTACAACTTCCACAAGCGATAGCTCGCATTGGAAACACCGAAAAGGGGAGCCTCAAGTGGCTCCCCTTTTTCGTTTCCATTGAGAATTCTCCGACGCTATGTGCGGAGGGCGATGCATTGATGGCAAAGCGAAACACTCATCTTCCTGCTCGTCTTGCCATTGCGATTCTTATTGCTCTACCCGGCACGCTCATCGCCCCTTTTGCACTATGGCTACTAGCCGCTTCATTTTTGCAATTTTTCAATCACCGATGGATTGTTAGTTGGATCGTAACACTGTTTAGCTTGGAGTGTTTAATCGCCCTGTCGATCGTCTGGGGGTATGTGATTCTGGGGCCCCGTGAATTGTTCTCGAGTGAAGACTAGATCGACGTGTCGTTGCGTTGTGTTTATCGCAGGCTACCAAATGAAACAGCCTAGGGTGTTGCCCTAGGCTGTAGTCTTTATGGCCATTTGCCCATCCAAGGAGCTTGCATTCGGCAGTCTCGCGATGTTGTTGCGAGCGAAGCAATGCCTTTAGTCGACAACCTTGGCGTCGATCCACTTCATCAAGCTTCGCAGTTGTTGTCCTACTTGCTCGATTTGATGTTTGCGTTGGATGCGGCGCTGAGCCTTGAACGCAGGAGCGTTGGCTCGGTTTTCCAAAATCCATTCGCGAGCGAATTGTCCGGTTTGGATTTCGGTGAGGATCTTCTTCATTTCCTTCTTGGTTTCCGCGGTGATGATGCGTGGGCCGCGGGTATAGTCACCGAACTCTGCGGTGTTGGAGATGCTGTACCGCATGTAGTTCAAGCCACCTTGGTAGAGCAAGTCGACGATCAGCTTGAGTTCGTGCATGCACTCAAAGTAGGCCATTTCGGGTTGGTAGCCCGCTTCAACCAGTGTCTCAAAGCCAGCCTTGACCAGTTCGCTGACACCACCGCAAAGGACGACTTGTTCGCCGAACAAATCGGTTTCGGTTTCTTCCGCAAACGTGGTCTCAATCACTCCGCCGCGAGTTCCGCCGATTCCTTTGGCATAGGCCAAGCCGATCTTTTTGGTCGTGTCGCTCGCACCTGTTCCGAGGGCGATCAAACAAGGGACACCGCCCCCCTTGGTGTACTCGCTTCGGACGAGGTGGCCAGGGCCTTTGGGGGCTACGAGTAGCGTATCGACTCCTTGTGGGGGATCGATTTGTCCGAAGTGGAGATTGAATCCGTGGGAGCACATGAGCACGTTCCCTTGGGATAGGTTCGGCCTGATGTGGGCGCGATAAAGATCCCCTTGGACTTCATCGGGCAGCAGGATGTTGATAATGTCCGCTTGCTTGGTCGCTTCAGCGATATCCAGAGGTTTGAAGCCGTGGCTGACTGCCAAATCGTAGTTCTTGCTGCCAGGTCGTTGGCCGATGATCACTTTGCAACCGCTGTCGCGGAGGTTTTGTGCTTGGGCGTGTCCCTGGGAGCCGTAACCAAGAATCGCAATCGTCTTGTCTTTGAGGACCGAGAGATCAGCGTCGTTGTCGTAGTAGATTGTTGCAGCCATGAGTGATTGGATATCTGGTGTTCGAGAAATGTGGGAGGAAGGTGCAAGCCGACTCGAGGCTGGCTAACCAAAGAAATTCAACGGTGACGAGCTAAACGTCGGAGTCGTGGTCTTCGAAGGTCTCGGCGACCGCGTCAGGATTGCTGCCTCGGACCATGGCGATGCGTCCCGTTCGGACCAGCTCCAAGATTCCATAGGGACGCATTCGTTCGATAAACGCCTGGATCTTGCTCTCGCGACCCGAAATTTCGATCATCAACTCTTCGTGCCCAACGTCCACAACCCGCCCTCGGAAGATGTCGACGAGCTCGCGAATCTCGGTCCTCACGGCACCGGTAGGAGCGTGGACCTTGACGAGCATGAGATCTCGTTCGACGTAGTCGCGCGACGAGATGTCTTGAACCCCGACAACCGTGACGATCTTTTCCAACTGCTTTCGCACTTGTTCCGACACACGATTATCCCCGACGACGACAAACGTCATACGAGAAAGATTCTTATTCTCGGTTTCGCCAACGGCGAGGGACTCGATGTTGTAACCGCGCGAAGCCAACATGCCAGAGATGTGGGCCAAGACGCCGGGAACGTTTTGTACAACCGCGGAGAGTACGTGCCGCATTCCAGTTCTTGATCGTAGGGTGACTCGCTCGTGATTCGAAAGTCGGATCGCCAATCTGCAAGTCACTAGGACTGCGACCCATTGCATCTTTCATCAAGGGAGAGAATGATAGTTCAATTCCTTGTTTTCTCAAGGTGCATACCGGTTCGTCTTCTCCTCAATTACCGAACGACTTGGTCGTTTCCTTTTTCAACGTGAATTCCGAAGCCATCTACCAGCTCATCGACTTCGGCGAAGGCAAAAAGCTTGAGAAGATAGGGGGATTGGTCGTGGAGAGACCCTCTCCAGGAGCCACTGACCCCCTGGGGGGTTCACCCCTTTGGGAAAAAGTCGATCTCGCTTACCGGGATCAAGGCTGGCATTATCTGAGCTCATGCAGTCGTCGGATGGATTGGGAGAATTGGAAGGGGACGGTTGACTCGGTTACCCTTCGATTCAAACCAACCGCAGCCGGGCAGGTTGGGATTTTTCCAGAACATTGGACTCATTGGCCTTGGTTCCAGGAGCAGTACGTCCGACTGTCGGAACCTCATTTACCCCAACCGCGTGTTCTGCACTTATTCGCCTACACCGGGGCGACGACGTTGGCGCTCGCCGCCAGAGGCTTCCACGTAACCCATGTCGACGCGTCTCGCCCGACGGTCGCGTGGGCCCGCGAGAATGGGGAGCTTTCCGGTTTGAAGGATCGACCCGTTCGCTGGATCGTGGACGACGCGGTCAAATTCGTCGACCGAGAGGTACGACGGGGAAATCGCTACTGCGGACTCATTTTGGATCCGCCCAGTTTCGGGCATGGGACGCAAGCCGAACGGTGGCAGATTCATCGGGATTTACTCCCATTGCTTCACCAATGTTGGAAGCTTCTCGACGAGGAAAGGGGCTTCGCGTTGCTGTGCGGCCATTCGCCCGATATCCGTTTGCGCGAGCTAGCTAGATCTCTCGGCGCCGCTCATGGGATGCGTCGGGTTGAGAAGAACAGGATCCAACAGGCTGGTCTCGAGGATTCGGAAGGGCGCACGCTGGATTGCGGCTATGCGAGCTTATTTGAATGGTAGAAACGAAAAAACCCGCCAGGGGACTAGCGGGTTTTTTGGATTTGCCAATTCACGGAGAGTGGGCAGACGAGGACGGGCGTTGGGCGTCGTGAAGCCGGGAAGACTACTGCTGAACGCGAAGCCGCTTCTGAATATCGGTTTCCAAGACACCGAAGACGGCTTCGTGTCGTTGAACGGACATTTGCAAAGCAGCCAACAATCGTTTGGCGGTGAAGAAATTCATGATGATTCGCTGTTTGACAACGATCGGATCCTTTGGAATCCCAACCGGCTGTGGGTTGAGACCAAAATCAACGATTAGTTCTTCAGGAGAGCCGGTGACGCGGCAGAAGTTTGCGTAACATGCAATCGCGTCTTCGTCCTTCACTTGAACCTGTACTGGCTGGGCTTGCGGACGCGCGCCCTCGGATGTTTCGGTGTTTTCCACTTCGGTCGACATTGTTCACTCCTGCAAAAACGATAACAAGGCGTCGAGGCTTTTTAGCTCTCACTAGTTAACATCACTCTACCACGCGACTCGCAGCGTGCGCGGAATTTGGCTTAGAATTCAAAGTTAAACGTCTTCACGGCGTATCGATACAACCGCCATCCCAGGGACTTCCACGCTAAGTGGACATTCGCTTTTCCACGGTATCCGCCCCCCACGGGAATGTTCTCTCGGTCAAAGTAAACTTTTGCCTGATACGATGTACTCATGGGCAAAGTTCTTCCGGATTCATCGGTCTTCGTATCGAGCGAACCCCCGGTCTGGGTGGATAGGCTGGCCGATGTTTCCTTCATTTCGGATTGGGAGAAGCTCGCAATTTTCCCGTAGAACGACTGCAGCTTCGCCGCATCGAACATCAACTCGACTTGGTCACCGACTTTGACCAAGTTTCGATCGTGCTGGTCGATCACCAATACGCCTTCCATTTCGTTGGTGGGTGCGACGATGCAGAGCAAGTCACCCTCGCTGAAGACCGCCTCGGAATTGCTTGCTTGAAACGGGTTTCCATGCCAAGAAGGAAGTTGCTCCTGAGCTTGCGACTGTTTGTTGATCGACTTCTCTGGGGGTTGAAATAGGATGCCGTCAATCGGACTGACGACTCGGAGTCGTTGCAGTTTATATCCCAGTTCCTGCACCGTTCCTTCGGCGGTCATTAATGCTTTCTCTTCTTCCGCGGCGGTCAAGGCGAGCGCGGGATTGGAGCTGGCGACATAGCGGATTTGGTCGAGGCGTTGTTTAGCAAGATCGCGTTTGGTGATCGATTCCTGCAGTTGAAGTTGCAGTTGGATATTCTCCAAATCGCAAATCGGCTCCCCTGCTTGCACCCTGTCCCCGGGTTTCTTGTGCCATCGCACCAGTTTGCCAGGAACAATGGCATGCACCTCTCGGCCGTCTTTGGGCTGCGTTTCCACTGAGCCATTGACGTGAAAAGGGAATGGGAAAAAGCAGAATACCGAAAGGATGGCGGTCGCAATCAACAGACTCGTTAAGACGTTCGCCCGTTTCATTTTCGAGGCTCTCCCTGGTGTTCTGAAAAACTTGATGGTGGCGATCAATCCTGGCACGATCATCCCTGCGACCCCTGCTACTGCGAACGCGCGTCCAAGGGATTGAAGACCATACGGTTTGAGAACCTGATTCAGGAACAAGATGATCCCGAACGCGACCACCCATCGATAAATCGACGAAGCGACGGTGAAGACCCCGAACAGGAACCGGTTCTTGGTCGGCAAAAAGGGATTCTCTTGCAACTCGAGTCCCAAGCAATTCTTTTGGAACCAACGCTTGAGAATCTCATTCGCTTTCTGGCGAAGATTGGGGATCTCCAAAAAGTCCATGAGAATGTAGTAACCGTCAAATCGTAGCAACGGATTACCGTTGAATACGACAGTGCTGACCGAGCATATAAACATCACGCTCAAACAGAGGAAATTGAACATTCCGTCTTCGCTGAACCACCAAAGGAAGGTGGCGATGGAAGCCAGGATCAATTCGACATACATGCCCGCAGCGCCGATAAATACCCGCTGCCACTTGTTCGGTAACATCCAGGAATCGGAGACGTTGCAATACAAGCACGGAGTGAAGACCAGAAGCATCGCTCCCATCTCATGGCACTCTCCTCCGAATTTCTTACAACTCAAACCGTGTCCAAACTCGTGTAGAATTTTCACGCACCCCATGGTGATTCCGAGCCAGATCCAGTTATTGGCCGAGAAGAACTGCTGGAACGTCGGTAGCTTGGTCTTGAATTCGTGGTAGTTCACCAAGACGAGCGTGATAGCGGCGAGCCCCATCACGGCAACGGCAATCAAACACCAAGTCGTAAAAATCCAGCCAAACCACGGAAGAAGTCGGTTGAGAATGTGTTCCGGGTCGATGCCTCGGAATCGAATCGCGAAGATGTTCGCGAGCTTGCCAAGTTGTTCTTTCTTTTTCTTTTGATCCCCACGCCGTCGAAGCTGTCGGCCTTGCCCACCTGAGTGAGAAATCACAAGCCCACTTCGGTGCAACATTCCGACAAACTGTTGCAGGTCTTGCAAAGAAATCCGTTGAGGAGCGAATTGGGCTTGAAAATCGTCTTTGATCTGTTGAAGACTGGTCTCGCCATCGAGCATGTTCAAAATGGCGAATTCTTCATCGTGGAATCGGAAGTAGTTCAGTCCAACCGGTTCCTTGACGACCCAGTACGAACGGCCGTGGTATTTGTGTCGACGGGATTCCAGGTCCGGTCGACGGCGCAGCTTGAGCGGCCGCATCGCGCTGTTGACCAAGGAATCTGCCATCGTTGTCATAGATGTGTAGCCGTCTCTCTAGTGTCTGATTCGCTTGGTATCAACGAGCTTTGAAGAGGGATCGCAAACCAAGATGCTTTTAGGGATTATCGAGTTGGAGAGGCGATTTCAATGGTCGCCTTCATCCCTTCTCGCATTAAGAATTGACCGTCTGGCAATCGCACATTGTCGATCTCGACCCACATTCGATACGTGTCTGGTTCGCTCGCTCGAGGTGCGACAAATCCTACGATGCCATCTACGTCGTGCTTGACTCCGGGGGCGATTTGGACCGACACCCGGGCCTTCGAGTTGAGGAGCAAGTGAGGGGGGATATTGACGCGGACTTGGCCGTTGACGCGAATCTTGGACATGTCGGTGAGCCGAAGGATGACTTCCCCTGCTCGCACATAATCGAACTGTTCCTTTTTCACATCGCTTACCAATCCATCCCAGTGGGCATTGATGTTTCGCAATGCGGTTTGAACGCTGGCGGCTTCCAGCTTGGCTTCGGAGACGCCGACCGCGGCCTTGTCCTTGGCGTGTTCGATCTTGGACACATTGATCTGCAACTCCGCCTTTTTGAGCTCCAGTTTCTTTTTCTGATTGGTGCTGAGATCTTCAGCACGGTCGCGGTAAAGCTTGTCAGAAATCTCCACTTCATTCTTCGCGACTTCAAACGCTGCTTCGGAATACAAGATCTGACTTTGGTCGCCGGCCTTGAGTTTGGCCTGCTCTAGCTCTTTGGTTTGCACGATGATTTCAGCCAAAGCGATCCGAGTATCCAATTCGATCATCGGATCTCCCTGCTTGACTGCCTTGCCCTCGTCGACATGCATTTGCGTAATGATTCCATCCGCTTGCGCAGCGACATCGATATCTCGTACGAAGGTGAGCGAAGCAATCGGAACGAGCAGAATACCACTTGGGACGGCAGGCGGAACACCGATGCCACTCGAGGGGACTGCGTTGCTCGGCAGAACGCTGCCTTGAGGGAGCCCGACAGGAGCACTGGGGAGTGAACCGAGATCGGATGCACCTGGCAACAGGACATCGTTCGATTGAAGAGCCTGCGCGAGGACGATGGGCGGTTCAGATGGAGGCAGATTGCCGGAGCCGAGGGGAGTAGGATTGCTCGGGTCGATGTTGACGAGCAAAGGAGCTTCGGTCGCACTCGTGCTCCCCGAGGGAAACCCGGATGCGATAGGCTCGGAGGTATTGCTGTTCGACGCGAGAGTCGACGGTTGGCCTGTCAGGGGATCGTTCTGTGAATCGTTCCCTGCGCGATAACCGTTGATGCCGAGAGAGGGTACCGCTTGATCGATCCAATTGCGAACGCTCGGGATCGCAAAAGCGAGTCCGCCTACGATAGCAACCGTAGCACATGCAACCCAAATTGACTTCTTCATATCGATATTCTGTGCGTTAGAACAAGAGATAAGCTCGGACCCACTCAACGACTTCATGGAACCATACGAACGCTGCGCTCCGACGGCCAGCTTTGACCTTCGCGATAACGCGGGCCCCCGGATTGCGACTGAGAGCACGGAGGGACTCTGGATCGGGATTGCACCGAAGCTTGACAACGGGACCATCTTCGGCGTTGAGTTCGGCTCGTCCGCTTACGCCTGCATACGAAAGTTTGCCGGAGTAGCTCTTCGAGGGATCCGTCATCATGATAAAATCGACGGGGAGAACGAGCTGCTGTGGATTGGTGAGACCGGGTGTCTTGGCAATCTCGTCTTCGAATGCCTGTAGCAGGTAGCTCATCCTCTTCTCTGGCAAAAGGACTTCGACCTCCCAGTCCTTTTCCTTGTCGGCGATCGTCATCAAGACCTGCCCCATCACCACAGGACGTCGGTTGAGCATTCGCTCGACATCCCAAGTCATGACGACTCCATCGATCGGGCTTGTTCGCACCATCTTGGCTTCCATTTGCCGCGCGAGCTGCAACTGGGTTTCAAGACCTTTGAGAGTCGTCTCGGCTTCGATTTTCTCCTGCGTGAGTCGTTCGCGCTCCGAGGGAGTCAAAATCGAGGAATCGAGGGTCAAGGTTCGGGTTCGGTTCTCGACCCGTTGGGCAGCTTGCATGATCTGGTCTTCGAGATTGACGATCTCCTTCGACAAATCGTCATCTCGCATGCGGACCAAGGGCTGGCCCGCTTTCACAAAGTCCCCGTGTCGCACGTAGACTTCTTCGACGTTCCCATTGGCATGCGCAAACACATGCTTTTCTTCCGTAGGTTTTAACTCGCCATTCCCTTTGAGTTTGAAGTCGATTTGCACGATGAACGTTGCAATCATCGCGATGGCGATCACGCCGATAATTCCCAGCGTTTTGGGAAGGGCCGAACCTCGGAACATCCACAACGCGCGATCGAGGAATCGCCAAACGGGCATAAACAAAATATTGCTATGCGCCAGCGAGTTCGACATCGCGCGGCAAGCATGCTCATAGACCAAATCGACACGCCCTTCCAGCACAGGCTTGGATAGCTGGGTTTCGATTTGCTCGACGATCAAGGCGCCGATGATTTCTCGCCTTTGACGCGTCTCGCTGGTTTCATTTCTCGCCGCGAGCACATCCCCTTCGGTTTTACGTTCCGGCTGACGGATCGGAAGGACCGTGACGGTCCGCCCGTGTGAAAGATCGACGTAGTCCTCGATGGCTTCCTCGAGCTGTGGTGGAAGATCCTCCGTGGAGCCATCGTACCACAAGGACTCTCCACTCTTGACCACGCGTGTCGCAAGGTTGTTGAGGGATTGGACGATGTTGGAACGCGATTCAATGGAGTCTTGGCCGGAGATCGCCACCACCTTGGCTTTGCCACCTTTCAATACGGCTACGCTCACTCGATCGCATTCGATCAATCGTCGCCCCTCGTTGGCAATGGTGTAGGCCGTGTCCCGCATGTCGAGATTGTCATGGACCAATCTCGCAAATTGATCCGACTGCTGCCACATCTCCTGACGCGTGGAAACCTGCTGGAGGGTGTGGCTTTGATGCCAATCCCCAATCAGCTTGGTCATGTGTTCCAAGAAGCGAAGGTACCCCCGCTGCGCCTCGGCAGGAGAATTGGCTCGCTGCAGGATTTCCAACAATCCCACCGGCTGCTTGTTTGCGATGAGCGGCGCCGTGACGAGCAAATGGGGGGTCGGGTTGGCTTCTCCCTCCGGATCGCCAGACCCCGATTGCGGAGGTACCAACTCGGCGCGGCCCTGGGAAATCAGCCTGGAAAGGAGCCTGCCGTGTTGAATCGCCTCAGGGCGATCGGGCTGCATGAGATGCGGATCGAGCTGGATCTGATGGGCCAACCTCATCGCACCGTCTTGGTCGATCACCCAGACCGCTCCGCCTTCGGCCGCTAGGGCCGCAATGATCTTTTGGAGGACGGCAGGATAGTAGTCACCCGCCTTCAAGTCGGATTTCGAAAGCTCGGTTATCTCGCTAACCAGATTCCGTATTCGCCGTTTAGTCTGTTCGACATTCTCGTCCGATGTGGCGGAAGACATAGGAATAGTCTAGGAAAAAGAAGGAAACGGAATCCAAGAGTTCGACATCCATGCATCGAACATAATACACAGCACCTTCAGACCTTATCGCATGCCCTTAGCGCATAAGCTCAAAGATAGAGACAACGATATCGTTGCAAAAGCTCCAAACGGAACAACTGGTCTCAGAATCCAAAATCCCTTTTCCACAGATTCCGATTGGTGAGGATGGGCGAAGATTTCCAATTAACATGACCTGTTAGATTACGCGTTCTGCGAAATGGTTCCCTGCTAGCTAAAACCGAACCGGGCGAAACCGAACGGGGCTAACTGGTCCCACGGGGACGCAGGGGGACGGGAGGTATCCAACAACTTACCTCGTAACTTGCCGCCGCGCGCCAGCAGACACTTTGAATGTGCGGTATGCACAACGTGCCGGTCGACGATCCTGGCTGCGGTCCGAGTCGATCGCTCGGCCACCTGGGGCCTTTCGAGCCCCGTTCGCTTGGACCTCTGTCCGCCTCGAGCCTGGGGCCAAGCAGCTGATGCCATGCGACGATCTGGGGCTCTTAGGCGAGAAGCTCGCTGAGGACGCGTTGCGGTTCGACCCCCGTCAGCTTCTGTTCCAGTCCTTGAAATGGAAATACAAACCGCTCGTGATCGATCCCCATGCAATTCAGGATCGTGGCGTTCAAGTCATTAACGTGGACGGGATTCTCGACGACGTTATAGCTGTAATCGTCGGTCTTGCCGTACTCGATCCCACCTTTGATTCCGCCACCTGCCATCCACATGGTGAAGCACTTGGGATGGTGATCGCGTCCGTAGTTCTCGCGGGTCAAACCCCCTTGGCAATACACCGTGCGGCCGAATTCCCCTCCCCAGACAACGAGTGTGGAGTCGAGTAACCCACGTTGTTTGAGATCCGTTAGAAGGGCCGCGCACGCTTGATCGGTATCACGGCATTGGGCAGGAAGATCGTTGGCGATGTTACCGTGTTGATCCCATCCCCGATGAAGCAGCTGTACTACACGGACCCCACGCTCGACAAGCCGTCGCGCGAGCAACGCACTGGACGCAAACGTCCCGGGCTTGGTCACTTCGGGGCCATAAAGATCCAGAACGGACGCGGGTTCATTGCGGATGTCTACCAACTCGGGAACGCTGGTCTGCATCCGGAAGGCCATCTCGTATTGCGCGATGCGGGTCAATATTTCGGGATCTTGCATGGCTTGATGGCGCTCTAAGTTCATCGACTTCAGCGCCTCGAGCATGACCTTGCGATCTTCGGGGCGGACCCCATCGGGATTCGGCAAATAAAGGACTGGATCACCACTGC includes these proteins:
- a CDS encoding efflux RND transporter periplasmic adaptor subunit, which produces MSSATSDENVEQTKRRIRNLVSEITELSKSDLKAGDYYPAVLQKIIAALAAEGGAVWVIDQDGAMRLAHQIQLDPHLMQPDRPEAIQHGRLLSRLISQGRAELVPPQSGSGDPEGEANPTPHLLVTAPLIANKQPVGLLEILQRANSPAEAQRGYLRFLEHMTKLIGDWHQSHTLQQVSTRQEMWQQSDQFARLVHDNLDMRDTAYTIANEGRRLIECDRVSVAVLKGGKAKVVAISGQDSIESRSNIVQSLNNLATRVVKSGESLWYDGSTEDLPPQLEEAIEDYVDLSHGRTVTVLPIRQPERKTEGDVLAARNETSETRQRREIIGALIVEQIETQLSKPVLEGRVDLVYEHACRAMSNSLAHSNILFMPVWRFLDRALWMFRGSALPKTLGIIGVIAIAMIATFIVQIDFKLKGNGELKPTEEKHVFAHANGNVEEVYVRHGDFVKAGQPLVRMRDDDLSKEIVNLEDQIMQAAQRVENRTRTLTLDSSILTPSERERLTQEKIEAETTLKGLETQLQLARQMEAKMVRTSPIDGVVMTWDVERMLNRRPVVMGQVLMTIADKEKDWEVEVLLPEKRMSYLLQAFEDEIAKTPGLTNPQQLVLPVDFIMMTDPSKSYSGKLSYAGVSGRAELNAEDGPVVKLRCNPDPESLRALSRNPGARVIAKVKAGRRSAAFVWFHEVVEWVRAYLLF
- a CDS encoding DUF1501 domain-containing protein — encoded protein: MIPALPPSDPTLRRQFFQGAGVRLGGLALASLFGSSTSRGSDTGRVHPPLPGIPHFPPKAKSIIYLHMNGGPSQIDMWDYKPALTEQFDKDLPDSIRQGQRITTMTSGQARLPVAPSKFKFTQHGESGRWVSELLPFTSKLVDDMAVIKSVHTNAINHDPACTFVMTGNEVPGKASLGSWLSYGLGSESNDLPAFVVLTPTWSSTAAAQALFTRMWSSGFLSTKYTGVALRSSGDPVLYLPNPDGVRPEDRKVMLEALKSMNLERHQAMQDPEILTRIAQYEMAFRMQTSVPELVDIRNEPASVLDLYGPEVTKPGTFASSALLARRLVERGVRVVQLLHRGWDQHGNIANDLPAQCRDTDQACAALLTDLKQRGLLDSTLVVWGGEFGRTVYCQGGLTRENYGRDHHPKCFTMWMAGGGIKGGIEYGKTDDYSYNVVENPVHVNDLNATILNCMGIDHERFVFPFQGLEQKLTGVEPQRVLSELLA
- a CDS encoding efflux RND transporter periplasmic adaptor subunit; its protein translation is MKKSIWVACATVAIVGGLAFAIPSVRNWIDQAVPSLGINGYRAGNDSQNDPLTGQPSTLASNSNTSEPIASGFPSGSTSATEAPLLVNIDPSNPTPLGSGNLPPSEPPIVLAQALQSNDVLLPGASDLGSLPSAPVGLPQGSVLPSNAVPSSGIGVPPAVPSGILLVPIASLTFVRDIDVAAQADGIITQMHVDEGKAVKQGDPMIELDTRIALAEIIVQTKELEQAKLKAGDQSQILYSEAAFEVAKNEVEISDKLYRDRAEDLSTNQKKKLELKKAELQINVSKIEHAKDKAAVGVSEAKLEAASVQTALRNINAHWDGLVSDVKKEQFDYVRAGEVILRLTDMSKIRVNGQVRVNIPPHLLLNSKARVSVQIAPGVKHDVDGIVGFVAPRASEPDTYRMWVEIDNVRLPDGQFLMREGMKATIEIASPTR